The Arcanobacterium pinnipediorum genome includes a region encoding these proteins:
- a CDS encoding peptidoglycan D,D-transpeptidase FtsI family protein, whose protein sequence is MNLAIRKLTAITIVMFVTLMVAVTYIQFFKAPELNADTRNVRTLWREYGTDRGPIIVAGQPIVTSEPYDDEYKYLRTYHQGELYAPLTGYFSTTFNSMTGLEREENSVLGGSDSALFTQRIEQLITGKQPKGGAVALTIDPVVQQAAWQALGDHRGAVVAIEPATGKILALVSKPSYDPNFVATRDSAVATETWTTLSNDEQRPLANRALGGKLYPPGSVFKIITAAAMIETLGLDADSIVEAPFSYSPPGTTHEIFNAYEQPCGDGSGNVLLATAFAESCNTPFAIGGVKVGSQNLIDMATDFGFNQDFTIPLQVVASKFPFPADSATLAMDSFGQRDVEVSPLNMAMVGAAVANNGVMMKPFVVAQTLTADLALLSETQPTQYSTPIKPQTAQILRSMMIGVVNGGTGTKAALGNVQIAGKTGTAETGHDGGDHAWFVGFDATENPRIALAVVVEEGGSGSQIAAPIARQIFEAALNRD, encoded by the coding sequence ATGAACTTAGCGATCCGAAAACTCACCGCAATTACCATCGTCATGTTTGTGACACTGATGGTAGCCGTAACCTACATCCAATTCTTCAAAGCTCCCGAACTCAACGCCGATACCCGCAACGTACGCACACTATGGCGCGAATACGGCACCGACCGCGGGCCAATCATCGTAGCCGGGCAACCAATCGTAACCTCTGAACCCTACGACGATGAATACAAATACCTACGCACCTACCACCAAGGTGAACTCTACGCGCCACTAACCGGATACTTTTCCACAACATTCAACTCCATGACCGGCCTCGAACGTGAAGAAAACTCAGTACTAGGCGGCTCGGATTCAGCACTATTTACCCAACGTATCGAACAACTCATCACCGGAAAACAACCCAAAGGCGGCGCCGTCGCCCTCACCATCGATCCAGTAGTTCAACAAGCCGCCTGGCAAGCCCTAGGCGACCACCGTGGCGCAGTAGTAGCAATTGAACCCGCCACCGGCAAGATTTTAGCCCTAGTATCAAAACCCTCCTATGATCCAAACTTCGTAGCTACCCGCGATTCTGCAGTAGCAACCGAAACCTGGACCACCCTCAGCAACGACGAACAACGCCCCCTAGCGAACCGGGCACTAGGCGGAAAACTATACCCACCCGGCTCCGTCTTCAAAATCATAACCGCCGCGGCAATGATCGAAACTCTCGGCTTAGACGCCGATTCGATCGTCGAAGCACCATTTTCCTACAGTCCGCCCGGAACAACACACGAAATATTTAACGCCTATGAACAACCCTGCGGCGATGGCTCTGGAAACGTCCTACTGGCAACAGCTTTTGCCGAATCGTGCAACACGCCATTTGCGATCGGAGGCGTCAAAGTCGGAAGCCAAAATCTCATCGACATGGCAACCGATTTCGGTTTCAATCAAGATTTCACGATCCCACTCCAAGTGGTCGCCTCAAAGTTCCCATTCCCCGCAGATTCAGCCACCCTCGCCATGGACTCCTTCGGCCAGCGCGATGTAGAAGTATCTCCGTTAAACATGGCGATGGTTGGTGCAGCAGTTGCAAACAACGGAGTGATGATGAAACCCTTCGTGGTTGCCCAGACCCTCACCGCCGATCTTGCGCTACTATCTGAAACACAACCCACCCAATACTCCACTCCCATCAAACCCCAAACGGCACAGATTCTACGTTCTATGATGATCGGAGTAGTTAACGGCGGAACCGGAACCAAAGCAGCGCTCGGCAATGTGCAAATCGCAGGTAAAACTGGCACCGCAGAGACCGGGCATGACGGCGGAGATCATGCATGGTTTGTTGGGTTTGACGCTACTGAGAATCCACGTATTGCACTGGCGGTCGTGGTTGAAGAAGGTGGCAGCGGTTCACAGATCGCAGCCCCGATAGCACGGCAGATCTTCGAGGCGGCACTCAATCGTGACTAA